From Drosophila suzukii chromosome 2R, CBGP_Dsuzu_IsoJpt1.0, whole genome shotgun sequence, a single genomic window includes:
- the Art7 gene encoding protein arginine N-methyltransferase 7, producing the protein MLRNLLKARFLSPRTMSCFSQVLNPMTGENSWQERGDEYDYHLEVANAGFGDMLHDWERNQKYFAALKKTIGEMRAAGREVHVLDIGTGTGILSMMALAAGADSVTACEAFLPMANCAEKILAANGAGDKVRLIRKRSTEIQVGDDMPRKANLLVAELLDTELIGEGAIGIYNHAHAELLTEDALCIPARARCYAQVAQSPLAAQWNSLKTLANLDGEPLLQPPEQLKGCQGEAALHDVQLSQLPSSAFRPITDPVEIFQFDFQRKQEREKRREQLLKLQSKQPGAAELVFYWWDIQLDDGGEILLSCAPYWAHPQLKELAAEKAKDHPLPNVVPWRDHWMQAIYYIPKPFQLLEAGKSFHLSCHHDEYSLWFDAHEEAPTKSVRRHTCSCDLHMTYSRSRIGQLNQSPRNKRYLRYLEESIEAGKSNILVLGNGCLLGLASSALGAASVQLHEPHRFSRRLLESIVQHNQLKNVQFVDKVEELEESQLASLTHIFAEPYFMNAILPWDNFYFGTLLMKIKDRLPEGVKISPSSARIYALPVEFLDLHKIRAPVGSCEGFDLRLFDEMVERSAEQAVSLVEAQPLWEYPCRALSEPQEVLNVEFSNFSKEHILKGSIELKHPGTCNGVALWVDWQLLDDSSPRSIVSTGPSEPIVTGDFVKWDMFVRQGVHFPRKTKEAASHLEWSTDFKPLLGELNFSFSPKKL; encoded by the exons ATGTTGAGGAATTTGCTAAAAGCACGCTTTTTGAGTCCCCGCACGATGTCCTGCTTCTCGCAAGTGCTTAACCCGATGACGGGGGAGAACTCCTGGCAGGAGCGCGGCGATGAGTACGACTACCACCTGGAGGTGGCCAACGCGGGATTCGGCGACATGCTGCACGATTGGGAGCGAAATCAGAAGTACTTTGCCGCCTTAAAGAAGACCATCGGGGAAATGCGGGCGGCGGGCAGAGAGGTCCATGTCCTGGACATCGGCACCGGCACAGGAATCCTCTCCATGATGGCCCTGGCAGCTGGAGCGGATTCGGTGACCGCCTGCGAGGCCTTTCTGCCCATGGCCAACTGCGCGgagaagatcctcgccgccaATGGAGCCGGCGACAAGGTGCGCCTCATCCGAAAGCGCTCCACGGAGATCCAGGTGGGCGATGACATGCCACGGAAGGCCAATCTGCTGGTGGCCGAGCTGCTGGACACGGAACTCATCGGCGAGGGAGCCATTGGGATCTACAACCATGCCCACGCGGAACTTCTCACTGAAGATGCCCTCTGCATTCCCGCTCGCGCCAGGTGCTACGCCCAGGTGGCCCAATCCCCGCTTGCTGCGCAGTGGAACAGCCTGAAAACACTGGCCAACCTGGACGGCGAACCTCTGCTGCAACCTCCGGAGCAGCTTAAAGGCTGCCAAGGAGAGGCTGCCCTCCACGACGTCCAGTTGTCCCAGTTGCCCAGCTCAGCCTTCCGTCCGATCACCGATCCTGTGGAGATCTTCCAGTTTGATTTTCAGCGCAAGCAGGAGAGAGAAAAGCGGCGGGAGCAGCTTCTAAAGCTGCAATCCAAGCAACCAGGAGCTGCTGAACTGGTCTTCTACTGGTGGGACATCCAACTAGACGACGGCGGTGAGATCCTCCTCAGCTGTGCTCCTTACTGGGCGCATCCTCAACTAAAAGAACTGGCGGCCGAGAAGGCAAAGGACCACCCGCTGCCCAATGTGGTGCCCTGGCGGGATCACTGGATGCAGGCCATCTACTACATACCCAAGCCCTTCCAGCTGCTCGAGGCAGGTAAATCCTTTCACCTGAGCTGTCACCACGACGAGTACTCCTTGTGGTTTGATGCTCACGAGGAGGCGCCCACGAAGAGTGTACGGCGCCATACCTGCTCCTGTGACCTGCACATGACTTACTCGCGCAGCAGGATCGGTCAGCTTAACCAGTCCCCGCGAAACAAACGCTACCTACGCTACCTGGAGGAAAGCATTGAGGCAGGAAAATCCAATATTTTGGTCCTCGGAAATGGCTGCCTCTTGGGCTTAGCGAGTTCTGCCCTGGGAGCTGCCTCTGTGCAACTGCATGAACCTCATCGCTTCTCGCGCAGATTACTCGAGTCGATTGTTCAGCACAACCAGTTAAAGAACGTCCAGTTTGTGGACAAGGTGGAGGAGCTCGAGGAGTCGCAGCTGGCTTCGCTAACCCACATCTTCGCAGAGCCCTACTTCATGAATGCCATCCTGCCGTGGGACAACTTTTACTTCGGCACCTTGCTGATGAAAATTAAGGACAGACTGCCAGAGGGTGTGAAGATTTCGCCCAGTTCGGCGAGGATCTATGCTTTGCCCGTAGAATTCCTGGATCTGCACAAGATTAGGGCACCCGTTGGTAGTTGCGAGGGATTCGATCTGCGTTTGTTTGATGAAATGGTAGAG CGATCTGCTGAACAGGCAGTGTCCTTGGTGGAGGCCCAACCTCTCTGGGAATACCCCTGCCGTGCCCTTTCCGAACCGCAGGAAGTGCTCAATGTGGAGTTCAGCAACTTTAGTAAAGAGCACATCCTCAAGGGAAGCATAGAACTGAAGCA TCCTGGAACCTGCAATGGAGTGGCTCTTTGGGTGGATTGGCAGTTGCTAGACGACAGCAGTCCCAGATCTATTGTAAGCACTGGTCCCAGTGAACCCATCGTTACCGGTGACTTTGTAAAGTGGGACATGTTCGTCCGACAGGGCGTGCACTTTCCCAGGAAAACCAAAGAAGCCGCCAGCCACCTTGAATGGAGCACGGACTTCAAACCACTGCTGGGTGAACTGAACTTTAGCTTTAGCCCAAAAAAGCTTTAG
- the LOC108009027 gene encoding uncharacterized protein: MEGPLSFIQLNPACLILIVLGFLFVDFLVDKWFGPKEDFDNYRCYISFNRKYENETPLVRNCGFSYRAKLLASVKRRLDQQF, translated from the coding sequence ATGGAAGGTCCTCTGTCGTTTATTCAACTTAATCCTGCCTGTCTAATACTCATTGTACTAGGATTTTTGTTCGTTGATTTCTTAGTCGACAAATGGTTCGGTCCGAAGGAAGATTTTGACAATTACAGATGTTATATCAGCTTCAACAGAAAATACGAGAATGAGACTCCTTTGGTCAGAAATTGTGGATTTAGTTATCGGGCAAAACTTTTGGCTAGTGTCAAAAGGAGACTCGACCAGCAGTTCtga
- the Gr59a gene encoding putative gustatory receptor 59b, with product MRRIVQAYNAYAMVIGMTSYVTTGGKFRETRISQIYAVVMNAIALTFLPMGFWRSADLMTMAEWLPSYMWIIPYVLYSINYAVIAYTLVSRCFRDAMLLDLQIIIVQVNREMSRTGKEMNSKLRRMFALKTFTLSYLCISYILVACVYQWRMPWSYILYAQLVNTFLTIQIVSTYFYFVSFWQIARGYDFVNQHMEDIISDRSMDSKDQVEELRSLWALHASLSRTARRINRHYGPQMLATRFDYFMFSIINGYMGTIYSKYDHSASVEKIYGALIYWIRSVDFFLNDYMCDVLTEYQRQTKCYITEGKMSKELSSFLIYNNSMRLDLMVCGLYPANRNKWLQMVGSIIVHSIMLLQFQLVMSTK from the exons ATGAGGCGGATAGTTCAGGCGTATAACGCATACGCCATGGTCATCGGCATGACGTCATACGTGACAACCGGTGGGAAGTTCAGGGAAACGAGGATTAGTCAGATATATGCGGTGGTCATGAATGCCATTGCCTTGACCTTCCTGCCGATGGGTTTCTGGAGATCGGCCGATTTGATGACCATGGCCGAATGGCTGCCCTCCTACATGTGGATAATTCCATACGTCCTATACTCGATTAACTATGCTGTAATAGCGTACACCCTGGTTTCAAGATGCTTCAGGGATGCCATGTTGCTGGATCTACAGATCATAATAGTCCAAGTGAATCGGGAAATGTCGCGAACGGGAAAGGAAATGAATTCGAAACTGCGACGAATGTTTGCTCTGAAAACCTTTACTTTGAGTTACCTTTGCATTTCCTACATACTCGTAGCTTGCGTTTATCAATGGAGAATGCCATGGTCTTACATTTTATACGCTCAACTAGTCAACACGTTCCTAACCATCCAAATTGTCAGCACATACTTTTACTTTGTTTCCTTTTGGCAAATTGCCAGAGGTTACGACTTTGTCAACCAGCACATGGAGGATATTATCTCAGATAGATCCATGGACTCCAAGGATCAGGTAGAGGAACTCCGTAGCCTATGGGCTCTGCATGCAAGCCTAAGTCGGACTGCCAGAAGGATAAACCGGCATTACGGCCCTCAAATGCTGGCCACTCGTTTCGACTACTTCATGTTCTCCATCATCAACGGATACATGGGCACGATCTATTCAAAATATGACCATTCTGCTTCGGTGGAAAAGATTTACGGAGCTCTTATTTATTGGATACGAAGTGTAGACTTTTTTCTAAACGACTATATGTGCGATGTGCTTACAGAATATCAAAGACAGACAAAGTGCTATATCACCGAAGGTAAAATGTCCAAAGAG CTGAGTTCTTTCCTGATCTATAACAACAGCATGCGACTGGATCTGATGGTTTGTGGACTCTACCCGGCAAACAGAAATAAATGGCTACAAATGGTGGGCTCTATTATAGTCCACTCCATAATGCTGCTTCAGTTTCAACTTGTGATGAGCACGAAATAG
- the Gr59b gene encoding putative gustatory receptor 59b codes for MTSVNPTNWFRKDVVMVYPLVKIYFGYSLALGITSRKLANQRFYSTLFSRTYALVANIITLTVLPFVMWQVRLVFETKMHFPQLILITYNVRYLVSYVVISYTVLSRGFRDTAFNEMQPLLQRLLQEEKGGRCTRCGRKSLIVLIYVKFFTITWLCLTETIFLFYSNEPMNIVNIARFIFLTNATSILNMVPMGYFLALWHIARGFDNMNQRLDKIITSKSSRHLKELQDLWLLHTDLTKTALRINKIYGPQMLASRFDNFIIGVIQAYWGAFFTFRVSTPILWIVYGSVQYQIRALDYFLNDYLADLVVEYQRSAKHSWSEIHWTKETSSYVIYANSLKLELRTCGLFPANRSMWFDMVSGIWYYILVLLQFHFIMEK; via the exons ATGACATCAGTCAATCCAACAAACTGGTTCAGAAAGGACGTGGTCATGGTTTATCCGTtagtaaaaatatatttcggCTATTCGCTGGCACTTGGAATTACCTCGCGGAAACTAGCCAACCAAAGGTTCTACAGTACATTATTTTCCCGGACTTATGCGCTTGTTGCAAATATCATAACGCTTACAGTGCTGCCCTTTGTAATGTGGCAAGTTCGCTTGGTTTTCGAGACAAAAATGCACTTTCCGCAGCTCATTTTGATTACCTATAATGTGAGATATCTGGTTTCGTATGTGGTAATATCATATACAGTCCTATCGCGTGGATTTCGAGATACAGCTTTTAACGAAATGCAACCATTGCTGCAAAGATTACTTCAGGAGGAAAAGGGAGGTAGATGTACCCGATGTGGACGGAAATCCTTAATAGTTCTTATATATGTCAAGTTCTTTACCATAACGTGGTTGTGCCTTACGGAAACCATATTTCTCTTTTATTCGAACGAACCTATGAATATAGTCAATATAGCCAGATTTATTTTCCTGACTAATGCCACGAGCATTCTGAATATGGTGCCAATGGGTTACTTCCTTGCATTGTGGCATATTGCTCGAGGCTTTGATAATATGAACCAACGTTTGGATAAGATTATAACATCAAAATCTTCTAGACATTTGAAAGAGCTGCAGGATCTATGGTTACTTCACACCGATCTCACCAAAACAGCCTTAAGAATAAATAAGATCTATGGCCCCCAGATGTTGGCCTCCCGCTTTGATAACTTTATAATTGGCGTAATACAAGCCTATTGGGGAGCCTTTTTTACCTTTCGTGTATCCACTCCTATTTTATGGATAGTGTACGGAAGTGTTCAATATCAAATCCGTGCTCTAGACTATTTTCTCAACGATTACTTGGCCGATTTGGTCGTGGAGTACCAGAGGTCAGCCAAGCATTCCTGGAGTGAAATTCACTGGACGAAAGAG ACAAGTTCCTATGTGATCTACGCCAATAGTTTGAAGTTAGAGCTGCGGACTTGTGGACTTTTTCCAGCGAATCGCAGTATGTGGTTCGATATGGTCAGCGGCATTTGGTATTATATTTTAGTGCTCCTGCAGTTTCATTTCATTATGGAGAAATAA
- the LOC108008935 gene encoding neuropeptide-like protein 31 — protein MKAIFVFVAVIFALLSVLEAVPAPQFGYGRFGGGYPYGGFGGGYPGYGGFGGGYPGYGGFNNGYGGASASATASSSANSFGNGFIG, from the coding sequence ATGAAAGCTATTTTCGTGTTCGTCGCTGTGATTTTCGCACTCCTCAGTGTCCTGGAGGCTGTGCCCGCTCCTCAGTTTGGTTACGGTAGATTCGGAGGCGGATATCCTTATGGCGGATTCGGAGGAGGATATCCCGGCTATGGCGGCTTCGGAGGCGGATATCCTGGCTATGGTGGCTTTAACAACGGCTACGGCGGAGCCAGTGCCTCCGCAACTGCCTCGTCCTCCGCCAACAGTTTCGGCAACGGCTTCATCGGATAA
- the LOC108008626 gene encoding uncharacterized protein has translation MLVASQFQTLCSNLFSDSMTHVCSAKVPESLTKKYRNRLINPKDPYSIYQLDSRNTSYLLVFHFEDMPDCQTIQLTDVHNLNCQTNSGESKNLYFGYSHRMCYNYTMDLTSALKEHCGARGYEENMQSGYYYTNHDPNPDIRREVNAGALMGLPTLLICLIISILLLAFLRWKTSRL, from the coding sequence ATGTTGGTGGCCAGCCAATTTCAAACACTCTGCAGTAACCTGTTCTCAGACTCCATGACCCACGTCTGCTCGGCCAAGGTGCCGGAATCCCTGACCAAGAAGTATCGCAACCGGCTGATAAACCCCAAGGATCCCTACAGTATCTACCAGTTGGACAGTCGAAACACCAGCTACCTGCTGGTCTTTCACTTCGAGGACATGCCCGATTGCCAGACCATCCAACTGACCGATGTGCACAACCTCAACTGCCAGACCAACAGTGGTGAATCGAAGAATCTGTACTTCGGCTACAGCCACCGCATGTGCTATAACTATACGATGGACCTGACCTCGGCCCTCAAGGAGCACTGTGGCGCCAGGGGCTATGAAGAGAATATGCAGTCGGGCTATTATTACACAAACCACGATCCGAACCCAGATATCAGAAGAGAAGTAAACGCCGGTGCTCTGATGGGACTCCCAACTCTGTTAATATGTCTGATTATATCCATATTACTGCTCGCATTTCTGCGGTGGAAGACATCCCGTTTATAG